In the Trichoderma atroviride chromosome 4, complete sequence genome, TGGCCGAGAGTCATTATGAACTCTAGCGCTAGAGGGAGTCTCGGTCGTACAGCAAGCAGAGAGGTACCGAtaccccccctttcccctaATTTCTATTAGGATCACCAAGGCGACTAACGTATCTGTATCCTCTTTGCTGTCCATACAGCTTCCACCCGTAGCTCTAATCGACTACTGCGTTTCCAAAGCTGCGCTGAACATGCTGACGCTGCACTATCAAATAACCGAAGATAACTACAAGGACGAAGGGGAGAAGGTTACATTCTGGAGCGTCAGTCCCGGCCATACGAAGACTGCATTCAATAATTACCGTGGCAAAAAAGATCCGGTCGATAGTGGTGAGGCGTTTGTGAGATTGCTGGAATCTGAAAAGGGCGCTATTGCTCCGGGCACGTTTTGGGAGTTTGAAGACGGGAAATTCCAGGAGGTTCCGTGGTAAGGCTTGTCTTGATGGTGCCGAGGATACCTATCATGTCATACTACCTAGACTATAAatgcatgtatgcatgtacatgatTGCTTTGGACTTTGGACATTGCTATTTGTAAACACGTCGGAAGAAATGTTCTCAAACCACCAATTTTATCAATTCAAATAGCATTCTTGATACACCATACTcaagcaaagaacaaaagacaTCATTTTGCTACAAGCAGCGGTGAAACTAATCCGCCATGCTTCCAGCTTGTCCATCAACATAACAAACTCTCTCTCATcaccgacgccgccgcgTATCCTCATCCAATCTGTGCCACCAAATGTCCGCTCGTGATTCACCACTAACTGAGCTGTCATCGTACAAGCCGCGCTCCAAAGCCATCAGAGTTTGCGCGCGTGCttccctcctccatcttcatcgggGTGAATCAATGGCTACGCCCATAGGTACATAATCAACAGCTCTTGACGAGTCATTACGAGAAGACCGTTCTCCTGTCTCCAACTTTTACGCTTTTATAAGAGAGACATGACATCCATCTTTCTCATTCCAATTTCTTCTCGCGTTTGAAAGGAACAGTCCATTTTGTTTACCAATTTATCCCGGTTTATTTCTGGCCGTGCTCATCGGCCTCCCCATCCACCATCTCTATGCCCAACGGTCCTCGCGTGAACCGTAGGACGATCAACATCGAGGCCGGGGAGCTTCCGCCACCTGCCACcaagctcatcatcaccCAAATACTCAAAACCAGCCAGGACCCCCCGTTCTGGGCGTGGATCGTTGTCGGCGCCTTTTACGACAATCAGGATCGCATCATTTGGAGCACAGAGTTGTTTGCTGCCCACCTTGACATTCAGTTTGAGTCGGACGAAGAGCAAGATTCGGAAGAGGAAGCAGAAGGAGAGACAGACTTTGGATCTGATTCACCAACTGGTAAGCCAGCCATGCAATGATTGACGGTTTTTGATTTCGAATCACCCTCATCTcagccttttgcttttttcaagatatacatgtatctactTGGAGTAGCCTTGATTGACGCTAGCTTGCAAGTACAATCTCCTCCAGTTCGCCACTCTGAATCGCCCCAGCATCAGTCTCGGCCCTTTGAGACTTACAGCCGTACACTCAACGCAGACCAAGGCTATAATAACCGTACTCCGGCCTTTTCTCCATACAATTACAATTTCCACCCTCACTCTCACATCCATCCTCACACTTATCCCTACCCTCCTCCTCATTATTACACTCATCACGCCCTAAACCATCTGCAACCACCAACCTATATCAACCCGGCCTCTGTCTGGGATCCCACCATCTCTGGTGCCGTCCCCGGCCACTGGCAAGCCTCGTTCGATCCCACCGTCCAACGCTGGGTCCATACCTGGCAGCCCCAGTCTTCTGCCCCCTTCTTCTGAGCCCAACCCCACCATGTCCGGAGGCTGGAACCCCATCACCGGCCGGGACTCGGGATCCGGCCGCCCCGCCTTCTCTCCGTACGGAGCCCCCCAGCCGGTCCAAGGCCAAGCATACATCCCCCATGCTGGCGGTCCAGGCTACAACTTTGGTACAGTGCCTCAATACGCCTCGTGGCCCAACACGGCTTACGGATACTATCCTACAGGCGCCGCCCAAGGCTTCCCGCAGTATGGCGGCATGCATGCCCAGGGAGCCTATCCCGGCTTCCAAGCTCCACAGACATTTGCCTACCAGCCCAACGGAACAGGCAATCTCCTCCCCCGTCAACCACAGCCGTATCCCAACATTGATCCTACCATGCCGGCTGCCCAAATGACAAACACCACCGGCGGCACGGGCTGCGAGCCGGGCTACAACTACTTCTTCCCCGCAGAACACACCAAAGCCCACGTCTTCAAGACCAACACCCCCCATGGCAGCTCCCCCCCACAGCACAAATCCCCTTCAAAGCGGCGCATATACCGTGCAACACCACCATGGCGGAGCTGCTCAAGGGATTCGGCTGCACGAATCCGACGccgaaaaagaacaagtgCTTCGAGGTTGTGAGCGGAGGTGGAGGAAAGTGGTACAAGGGGCTGGAGGTGAATGGCGCAGACAAGGATatgctgaagaagacgattaAAGATGTGGGATGGGATTCTACGCGGACGGGCAATCCGAATGAGAAGCCGGTGGTTTGTCTGTGGTTTTGCAAGGACTAGGTAGATGTATGATTTGTTGAAATCCCCTTGGCTGGAGGCAATTTTTCTTGGTATTCGATGGTGCTCCCACGAGTTATCTTTTCAATGGATCATTAATGCATCGTTGTTTAATATAGTAATAAACGGACTTTTACAGACCTTTATCTTTCGGCGTTTCCTGTGATGACACACGATAGATTTCGAAAGAGGAGTGGACAGGGGCTACACATACCTTGAGGCGGCGTGCCTGCCATGCTGTTTTCGCATTCTACGTCTCATCAACATTCTTTATTTCTCATTCACTTGATGAATTGCAGCAAGGCGTGGGACGCGGAGCCGTACTCCCGCCCAGAGATCGAGCGTGTGCGCGACTAGGTGGGTTTCCTCGCCCGTGGTAGAGGAGAGACACGTGTGATTTCGGTAGATGGGGTGAATGTGCTTGCAACGGGCAAGCTCTGGCGGAAGGTTATAAAGGAGATTTTCGAAGCTGAATTCTCAGATCTGAAGCTCGAGCACCAGCTTGTCGACAGTGCGGCAGTTGGCCTGAGCAAAAGTGGCAACAGAAAATCCTCTAGATTCGGGTTTTCTATCAACGAGTCCACTCATCAGAATATAGCACTAGTAGCaacagcagtggcagcaacagcagtagCCCATGCTATAACTGGAGTGCCAGATAATAGAACTgggatgctggataactttccCCCAAGTCTGAGAGTAAGGGGCTTACCACTTCATATTCGCGCCTATTCAGGTTCGTCACGCTAGAAGTTGATGAGCGTGAATGTTCGAATCTCACCCAGACACTCAAACTCGAACGATAAATTTTCATGATGGTCTAACAAGTCATGGATTACTTGAGCAAGAGCTAAAGCGATATTGACTTGGTAACGTACAAGGCATGATATCCTATCGGCAACCTCGATGTGTTCATCCAACTCCCACTAAACCATTGCCTGAGTGGATATTTGGTCTTCGCCAAAGTGTATTTAACGTTTGAAGAATAGAAATACCCTTTTAAACACTGTTCCGCCGATACCACAGGTGAGGCACATTGATGGAGGGACGCTGTTGCCTTATTAATGGCTAATATCCACGTTGTACATATCTCATGGAAAAGCACTGGTAACGAAGATTCTTCGATTGCTGACCAACTTGACTAGGTCTGCCGCTGCGATTTCAATTAGGTATGCTTTGAGTGTTTGCCTTTTTACTCTAAGCGGAAGACAAATTCCACGATGATGAAATCACTAGGAAGAACGACCTTTTCCAGCCAGGCGGTCTTGCCCCCAAGACCAGCAATATTGGTAATTATGACATTCTTTCCGGAGCAGGCGTTTTGGCTCTCCCCTGCGCGACATATTGGAGTTTAGATGGGACATTTCAGATTCTTGGGAGAGTGCTTGTGTGATGAAAGAAAGTCTGTGTTGTCAATGGCTCCTGGATTACTATTGTCGCTAGTTTCGAGAAACAGCTGGTGCTATGAGATCCTGGAGTGCTGCGTGTGCGGCTCAATGTTTTGTCGAAAAGTTAATCAATTGAGGTGTGATATTTTCAAGAGAGTAAAAGGCGTTGGCTAGCCTTTTAGAGAACTGCTTTGGAGTATGAAAAGAGTTTAACATCCCATCTAATTCAGTCTTTGGTCCTTAGTGCATCGGACAATGCGTGagcctacctaggtagtttATGAAATTTTTACAATACCAATTACATGGTTCGCTGGTACGAGGTTTTTATGGCACATGCAGTCATCAATTGCTATAAGAAGGGAAATGTTATCTAGAAGACCAGCTCTACTATCCAATGCATCTAATAGCACAGTCAATCTGcatataaagttatattaacGCTTAAAAGTCGCAGAAATAGCAGCTGGGTGCTGGACTGCTTTACCCTATAAGGAATATAACCAAATTGAATTTGTAATATCCTTCATAATTTTGATACATTGGAGACTAGAAATTGTCGTTCACATAAATGCCTACATCGAAGCCAAGCCTGCGCAAAGTTATTCTTAATTTGTGTGAGTTACAACGTCTCGGCCATCATGTCCATTAACGCTTAGTGTCAACGTGATATATAGTTCTTTACTTGAAATCATATCGAAATTTTTAGTGTACCGGTCTCTCTTTTAACCGCGCAATCAGTGCTACCTCTGTACCTTTGGGGAATTTGAATACGACTTTCTTTGCCATGTTTGAAAGGGTTTTGCAAACACTTTGCAATTAGCAACATGATGGTGATACGTCAACAAGCGTGCAAATGACATTGACGCCCCTACACAAACACGTTGATAAAGTGTGAATAAGTTTATAACAGAGTACAAGTGAAATAGTCTACGTGTTGCCTACGCATTCTCATATTTCAAGTGCCAACGGCAGTCGAAGTTTGTGAAATACAAAGCTACACGTCATTGTTTGCTCATCCGTAATTACACTAGCTGCCTACATATATTTCATGTTGATTCCATGAAAACCAACCACTCAGTCGAATCAAAAGCCTGTAGCTATGTTTAAACCTGAGAAATCTGCAAATGGATCATGGAAATGGCTCTAATCGTAGGACGAGAGAATCCAAAGACTTGTCGCCACATGAGCCATGCATATAATCCTCCGGCTTCGCAATCGTGTAATGTTTCGCAGAAACGCCCGAATGCTCAGCTACGATTACTCTCGGATTAGCGATGCTTGCCATGGGAGATTTCCATATGAGGGGATTATGTCCGGAGGAAGAGGCCCAGACCGCCTGCAAGCCAAGGTATATAACTTGGATGCCTAAAAGCTATATCCAATAGCTCAACACCATGGCGGTTTCATTGCAGGATAGCATGATCCGAGTACTCGGGGCTGGATCTCCGGCATCATACTTGATACTCCATACGTTCTTAGCTCCAGCAAGCCTCGTGGGGGGGCGTGACATTGCCGAGCAGTTCCATTCATGATACAAGCGTGATCCATGCGGGCGGTGTACTATTTTCAGTCCTCGTCCGTAGCTCACATGCTCGTGTCCATGATGGCTTTTTCATAGCAGGCATCAGCATTATCACAGCTGCCACTGGTCAAGATTAGATCCCATGTGCGGGTCTTGTTTATGCCCCCCGGCTCGGGCAAGGATAGAACGTGGAGCGGAATGGCTTTGAAAGCGGGTGGTCTAATGCCAAGCTAGCGACATGGTGTGTGGAGATTGACAAGACGGTTCAGAAAGGGTGGCGTTTGAGGGCTGAGGCACTTGGCATGGCCAGTTGGAGGTGGCGTATCGAGATATTCACACTCATtcgctggagaagctcgaaCATTATGAGAAGCATTTTCACAAAAGGGAAACTTGAAGCATACACGTGCTAGTCTGAGTGAATAAATGAAGACTCACATAATTACGCTAGAAATCGACTAGCCATGGCCATTTTCAATCGTGGTATTGATGTTGGACGCGGTGAGGCCGAAAGCTTGGCTTGTATGTAATCAAATATTTCCACCCTTGGTATCTTTAGtctggccaaggaggctggGCGGTAAGCTCCGACTAGTGATGGGTATTATTGGAAATGGAGACTGCAAACGATGGCAACAGAGTCGAGTTCCTGAGCATTTGCTTCAGTATGCGCTGCCAATTATGATTTGCAGACTGAACGCTACTCTGCCCCGACTTGGAGTTATCAGGCCCTTATCTCTGCATTTTTGAATCGTAGATTCGACCCATCAGCCATGCTGCAGCCATGAATGTCTCAGCATTCTCAGCTTGACTTGTTTGGATAAGATCTACCAATACAACGCCGAATATCAAACAGTAGATTGCTGTAGTTAAAGCGGTGGTCCACCTGGACGGAGAGATGTGGAGACGTGAGAGTACAGAGTACAAGAGAGAATGAAAGCTTGGCTCGGTCTATATGGAAGCAATAATTCCAGACCTGTAGTCTATCCATCACGTGTTATGGATGCATGACTCTCGCAGCTGGGACTACCTTGTCTGATGGCGGTCCCAAACTTTGGTATCAGCCGTCATTGGCTTCCTAGCTGCGAGTGAGGATTTTGTATCCTTGATGTTGATTGACTTTGCTGTAGCAGTACTTGAGTGTGTAGCGCTGCAAATCATGTGTCAGTACGCGTACTCTCTGTTGGCTCATGTCCATATTCTTGCAAGTAGGTATTTTTGACTCGTATTCGACTGTAACAAGACTTGGGGACCTCGTTCGCCATTCTCCGCCCATTGGcaagcatctgctgctgagctAGCCCAGAGGGGATAAAAGCGGAATTTCGGTTTTGCTGATTGACAGGCTATTTCTTGCTCTCACTTCTGGCAATGATCAGGCAGCAGAATTAATTTTGTGGGAGCAGATTAATGGATCATCCCCACCATGTTGTTTTACTAGCAGCTGAAGAGTACCTCGATGATCAGCAGATGTCAGCGCGTATACGAAGTACTTGCAGCGTTGGACGGCCCTTTTGACTGCTCAGACCTCGGCGTGATTAATTGAGATGCAGTCTTCCGTCAATACTCGCTCTGTGTACGGAGTCAAGAAGAAGTTCTGCATTCGGACATATTCGTCCAAGTCAAGGCCTGGTCTGGTGCCACGCTAGGCAGGAAGAGGAGCGCGCTTGGATTCTGCATGCCCGAGAGCCGTTAATACTTGGTAAGAGAGTGAGGCGACGGCTGATTTCTGAAGGCTGCGAGGACTACATGGTAGCATCGTctatagcagcagccaccGGCCATGGCGTGAGCATTGGCGCGCGGGATGCGTTCGCAAGTGGATGCTGATAGTGCCGCGGCCCCAGCCTATTTCTTCGCATGCCGGCCGCTAGTGGGCGGTATAACCCCGAAAGCATCCAGTCAGCATGTGAGGAATTCTGTTGCCTGTTTCTCGCTGCGCATCCCGGGCTGGCGATCCATACTGGGTGCTGCAGTGGCGCTCAATTTTCCACCTGTGGCCTGTGGTACCGGCTCCTGGTACGGTGTGGCAGTGGCATTGCAGGTTCCTCGGCTCGGTGCGAGTGCCTCTTCGTGGCCAAACCTGGTCCAGGTTCGGAGCATTCGATGCTGTGGATGTTAGTTTGCCGTCCTTGATCTTAGCGAGCGCCAACATTGGCTGTGGCGAATTGGCGCCGGCAGGCCATGCGGATGCCGTAGATGAGGAGAAAACCTTGCTCAGATCTCGAGGTTCTAGGCCGTGGAAGGAGGGCGTGGTCCGATGCTTTCGACGGACAGTCGCATCCGGCGttggaaaggaagagattaGCTGAGATGCAGCGCATGGAGGGGTTCGCAGAAGGGTACTCGgtacgtacatgtacccagcACATGCACTCAGCCTGTGCCTTGGCTGACGCAGATCTTGTCTCGTTGCCTCAGCTGCTCGCCCAGATAATGAGCGAATTATAGCCGAACAtggccttgctggcctctattgctgctggtaaTGGCAAACACGCCGGCGCTATTATTCACCGTCTGGAGCACCTGGAATGCCGATCTGCACAAGTAGCACACGCAGAATAAGCAGAGCAGGGCGTGGGCATCTCTCAGCGATTGCACGGACGCTTGCAGGGCCGCCCTGGGAAAAAGATTCGGCAGCTGCTTGCGCCTACGTCAGGGGACGCCTGGCGTGCCTCCAGGGGCCAATTACAGCGCTGGGCAGGGGGCTCGGCGCTAGGCCCACAGTGGCCAAACAACGGGTTTGTGATTTCCACTTTCAACCTCGAGTCTAAGACATACCGTCAAGACGAAAGCAGCAGTggcttgcttttgctttcccaTGGGGAACTGGAGCTGCTCCTCTCCTGTCTGGGGTGCGGGGATGATTCCCCGTCTGGAGAAACAAGAGGGTCAATCTCCTTCGGAGGTGGCTTGCTCTGGGGGAAGCGAGATTCGCTCTGTGGCTTGCCGGCTGGAGCGTCTCGACTCTACAGGCTGACTGAATCCGGAGATGATCTCTGCTTGGCCGATACGCGGTATGTAGCatctgcttgctgctctgcttgctACTTTATTGCAGCTGGTAACTGACTGGCGTGTGGTAGCACCGACGAGCACCATCCTGATCCCTTGGCAGCGCACAGATGGTGCTGCTTGGCCGAATGCATGAGTCGCCGCGGCTGTCTTCCACGCTTCTCAAGACGTTTCTGCGCCCAAGGTCCACCTCCATCAATGTCAGCCGAGCTATGCAACTGGACTAGCCCGTCTGTCTATCTTCCAGCCAAGAGTGGGCCGGACTAGGATAGGCCTCAAGCCATGCTGCTCGACTTACATGCACGAGTTGCTGGATTGTGTTACCGCTACGCCTCCCAGGCCATGGGCTCATGGCTTTTGGACTGTGGAGAGACAAACCACGCGACGAGCTTCAAATAGAGCCATTGTTCTCCGTCTCCGGACTCCAGTTTTTCGTCTCTTCCCCAGACTCCAGGCTCGGCTCAGGACAAACAAGTATATTAGTCCTCGCCTCCCGTCGTCTTGACATTCTTTGTCTCGACTTCTTCAgcccagaagcagcatcacTCTTTGCCTTTCTCATTTGCATTGATCGAGGTCAGAAGAGCAAGTCAGCTGCGGACAATTCCTCTGCCCATCATGGCGGAAATATAGTCAGTATACCTGCATACCCATTGgcatgtcttcttctttcatcaagCTATTTTGCTAACCTGCTTGGTTGATACAGCAATCACCCAGAGTCCAAGGGTGCTCACGACGCATCCATGG is a window encoding:
- a CDS encoding uncharacterized protein (EggNog:ENOG41), producing the protein MSIILITGGNRGIGFGIAQAIAGRMPLSTIILGCRRLEAGYEAIETLRGQGVSSPLDAVQIDIEDIQSITAAVEALDKKYGRLDVLINNAASLQLPKTENLVELKECSNLNFNNCVTSNILVTKAFIPLLRKSSWPRVIMNSSARGSLGRTASRELPPVALIDYCVSKAALNMLTLHYQITEDNYKDEGEKVTFWSVSPGHTKTAFNNYRGKKDPVDSGEAFVRLLESEKGAIAPGTFWEFEDGKFQEVPWTINIEAGELPPPATKLIITQILKTSQDPPFWAWIVVGAFYDNQDRIIWSTELFAAHLDIQFESDEEQDSEEEAEGETDFGSDSPTDQGYNNRTPAFSPYNYNFHPHSHIHPHTYPYPPPHYYTHHALNHLQPPTYINPASVWDPTISGAVPGHWQASFDPTVQRWVHTWQPQSSAPFF
- a CDS encoding uncharacterized protein (EggNog:ENOG41); amino-acid sequence: MSGGWNPITGRDSGSGRPAFSPYGAPQPVQGQAYIPHAGGPGYNFGTVPQYASWPNTAYGYYPTGAAQGFPQYGGMHAQGAYPGFQAPQTFAYQPNGTGNLLPRQPQPYPNIDPTMPAAQMTNTTGGTGCEPGYNYFFPAEHTKAHVFKTNTPHGSSPPQHKSPSKRRIYRATPPWRSCSRDSAARIRRRKRTSASRL